One Thauera sp. K11 DNA window includes the following coding sequences:
- a CDS encoding heavy metal translocating P-type ATPase, whose amino-acid sequence MNTADLPPAQAVDSVRDETATDTDCYHCGLPIPPDTRHYVRIDGRDRRMCCIGCEAVAQSIVDNGLADYYRHRDAMPETRREAMPVELQELGLFDHPDFQKSFVRPVGEHEREASLILEGITCAACVWLNEQHVARQPGVSAVQINYATRRARVRWDERRIKLSDILAAVQAIGYRAYPYDAERSEQIAHRERRSMLWRVFVAGFGMMQVMMYAFPVYVAGEGDMTWDIELLLRWASLLLTLPVVLYSAAPFFQRAWRDVKLRHLGMDVPVALGVGSAFLASLWATLTHGPEVYFDSVTMFVFFLLGGRYLEMVARQRAVRGVEELGKVLPAFAERLAAWPAQEGERVPVSQLASGDVLRVRPGETVAADGVVIAGTGEVNEALLTGESRPVPKTVGAALTGGSINVSSPLVFRVEQVGDATRLAAIRRLMERAAGDKPRVAAVADRVAAVFIVVLLVLAGLTGIAWYFIDPQRALWVFVSVLVVACPCALSLAMPTALTVATDALARIGVLVTRGHAIETLARTNHVVLDKTGTLTYGRMKLQEVKPLGELSAEEALALAASIEQGSEHPVAAGLREAAAGLALPAVHGLRAVTGQGMEGEIDGRAMWIGRPGFVAAQAQAALPGELAGFEERGGTVVALGTRGGWLALFRLADLPRAEAASFVARLAADGIDTTVLSGDSPAVVGAVAGGLGIADAHGGLTPQDKQAYIAALQREPSAVVAMVGDGVNDAPVLAQAHVSVAMGGGTDLARNQADIVLLNEDLGSLGRGIAVSRRTLRIIRQNLWWSFAYNFTSVPLAMAGLVTPWMAGIGMAASSLLVVLNAMRLQGAR is encoded by the coding sequence ATGAACACAGCCGACCTGCCGCCCGCCCAAGCCGTCGATTCCGTCCGCGACGAGACGGCGACCGACACCGATTGCTATCACTGCGGGCTGCCGATCCCGCCCGACACCCGCCACTACGTACGCATCGACGGCCGCGACCGCCGCATGTGCTGCATCGGCTGCGAGGCGGTGGCGCAGTCCATCGTCGATAACGGCCTGGCGGACTACTACCGCCATCGCGACGCGATGCCCGAGACGCGGCGCGAGGCGATGCCGGTGGAACTGCAGGAACTCGGCCTGTTCGACCATCCCGATTTCCAGAAGAGTTTCGTGCGCCCGGTGGGCGAGCACGAGCGCGAGGCTTCGCTGATCCTCGAGGGCATCACCTGCGCCGCCTGCGTGTGGCTCAACGAGCAGCACGTGGCGCGCCAGCCCGGCGTGTCGGCGGTCCAGATCAACTACGCCACGCGCCGCGCCCGCGTGCGCTGGGACGAGCGCCGCATCAAGCTGTCGGACATCCTGGCGGCGGTCCAGGCGATCGGGTATCGGGCGTATCCCTACGATGCCGAGCGGTCCGAACAGATCGCGCACAGGGAACGGCGCTCGATGCTGTGGCGGGTGTTCGTCGCCGGCTTCGGCATGATGCAGGTCATGATGTACGCCTTCCCGGTATATGTGGCGGGCGAGGGCGACATGACCTGGGACATCGAGCTGCTGCTGCGCTGGGCGAGCCTGCTGCTCACCCTGCCGGTGGTGCTGTACTCGGCCGCCCCCTTTTTCCAGCGCGCCTGGCGCGACGTCAAGCTGCGCCACCTGGGCATGGACGTGCCGGTGGCGCTCGGCGTGGGCAGCGCCTTCCTCGCCAGCCTGTGGGCGACGCTCACCCACGGGCCGGAGGTGTATTTCGACTCGGTCACGATGTTCGTGTTCTTCCTGCTCGGCGGCCGTTACCTGGAGATGGTCGCGCGCCAGCGGGCGGTGCGCGGCGTGGAGGAACTCGGCAAGGTGCTGCCGGCCTTCGCCGAGCGCCTCGCCGCATGGCCGGCGCAGGAGGGCGAACGCGTGCCGGTGTCGCAACTGGCGTCCGGCGACGTGCTGCGCGTGCGGCCGGGCGAAACCGTTGCCGCCGATGGCGTGGTGATCGCCGGCACGGGCGAGGTCAACGAGGCGCTGCTGACGGGCGAGAGCCGTCCTGTGCCGAAAACCGTGGGCGCGGCCCTGACCGGCGGCAGCATCAACGTTTCGAGCCCGCTGGTGTTCCGTGTCGAGCAGGTCGGCGACGCGACGCGGCTCGCCGCGATCCGGCGGCTGATGGAGCGCGCGGCCGGCGACAAACCGCGGGTGGCCGCCGTGGCCGACCGGGTCGCGGCGGTCTTCATCGTCGTGTTGCTGGTGCTTGCGGGCCTGACCGGCATCGCCTGGTATTTCATCGATCCGCAGCGTGCGCTGTGGGTCTTCGTGTCGGTGCTGGTCGTCGCCTGCCCCTGTGCGCTGTCGCTGGCGATGCCCACCGCGCTGACCGTGGCGACCGACGCGCTGGCGCGGATCGGCGTACTGGTGACGCGGGGGCATGCCATCGAGACGCTCGCGCGAACCAATCATGTGGTGCTCGACAAGACGGGGACGCTGACCTACGGGCGCATGAAACTGCAGGAAGTGAAACCGCTCGGCGAACTGTCGGCGGAGGAGGCGCTGGCGCTGGCGGCCTCGATCGAGCAGGGATCGGAGCATCCGGTTGCCGCCGGCCTGCGCGAGGCTGCGGCGGGGCTGGCGTTGCCGGCGGTGCATGGCCTGCGTGCGGTGACCGGGCAGGGGATGGAAGGCGAGATCGACGGCCGCGCGATGTGGATCGGCCGGCCAGGCTTCGTGGCCGCGCAGGCGCAGGCGGCGCTGCCCGGCGAACTGGCCGGATTCGAAGAGCGCGGCGGCACCGTGGTGGCGCTGGGCACGCGGGGCGGCTGGCTGGCGCTGTTTCGCCTCGCCGACCTGCCGCGCGCCGAAGCCGCCTCGTTCGTGGCACGGTTGGCGGCGGACGGTATCGACACGACGGTCCTGTCCGGCGATTCACCGGCCGTGGTGGGCGCGGTCGCAGGCGGGCTGGGAATCGCCGACGCGCACGGCGGCCTGACGCCGCAGGACAAGCAGGCGTACATCGCCGCGCTGCAGCGGGAGCCGTCGGCCGTCGTGGCGATGGTGGGCGACGGCGTCAACGATGCACCGGTGCTCGCGCAGGCCCATGTGTCGGTCGCGATGGGCGGCGGCACCGACCTCGCCCGCAACCAGGCCGACATCGTCCTGCTGAACGAAGACCTGGGCAGCCTCGGCCGCGGCATCGCGGTGTCGCGCAGGACGCTGCGCATCATCCGCCAGAACCTGTGGTGGTCGTTCGCCTACAACTTCACGTCGGTGCCCCTGGCCATGGCCGGCCTGGTGACGCCGTGGATGGCGGGCATCGGCATGGCGGCCAGTTCGCTGCTGGTGGTGCTCAACGCGATGCGCCTGCAGGGCGCGCGCTGA
- a CDS encoding 3-hydroxyacyl-CoA dehydrogenase, with translation MKIEDGIFVVTGGGSGLGAATARMLVEGGGRVVLADVNREAGEATAAELGEAAVFVATDVTDEASAKAAIDSAVSRFGGLNGLVSCAGVAPAEKVAGRDGPHRLESFARTVNINLVGTFNMLRLAADVMSKAAPDAGGERGVIVNTASVAAFDGQVGQAGYAASKAGVVGLTLPVARELARFGIRVMTIAPGIMETPMLMGMPQDVQDSLGKTVPFPSRMGKPAEFAALVRHILENGYLNGEVIRLDGAIRMAAK, from the coding sequence ATGAAGATCGAAGACGGCATATTCGTGGTGACGGGCGGCGGATCGGGGCTGGGTGCGGCCACGGCCCGCATGCTGGTGGAAGGAGGCGGCCGGGTGGTGCTGGCCGACGTGAATCGCGAGGCCGGCGAGGCGACCGCGGCCGAGCTGGGCGAGGCGGCGGTCTTCGTCGCTACCGACGTCACCGACGAGGCGAGCGCGAAGGCGGCGATCGACAGTGCGGTGTCGCGCTTTGGCGGGCTGAACGGCCTGGTGAGCTGCGCCGGCGTCGCGCCCGCGGAGAAAGTGGCCGGCCGTGATGGCCCGCATCGGCTGGAATCCTTCGCGCGCACGGTGAACATCAACCTCGTCGGCACCTTCAACATGCTGCGGCTGGCCGCCGACGTGATGAGCAAGGCCGCCCCCGATGCGGGCGGCGAGCGCGGGGTGATCGTCAATACCGCCTCGGTCGCGGCCTTCGACGGGCAGGTGGGGCAGGCCGGATACGCCGCATCGAAGGCAGGGGTCGTCGGCCTGACCCTGCCGGTGGCACGCGAGCTGGCCCGCTTCGGCATCCGCGTGATGACCATCGCGCCGGGCATCATGGAAACGCCGATGCTGATGGGCATGCCGCAGGACGTGCAGGACTCGCTGGGCAAGACGGTGCCTTTCCCGTCGCGCATGGGCAAACCGGCGGAATTCGCCGCGCTGGTGCGGCACATCCTGGAGAACGGCTACCTCAACGGCGAGGTGATCCGCCTCGACGGCGCGATCCGCATGGCCGCCAAGTAA
- a CDS encoding glycine cleavage system transcriptional repressor: MKTSLVLTLIGRDRPGLVSALAARASAAGANWMESRLAQLAGQFAGVVRLEVEEGDAARLEAALRGLEAEGLRLAIEHAAAAGAAGARRMVRLGLVGHDRPGIVRDISAVLARHGVSIEELETACESAPMSSEPLFRADALLDVPASVSLEAVRGDLEALANELMVDLSLDERG; the protein is encoded by the coding sequence ATGAAGACGTCCCTCGTGCTGACACTCATCGGACGCGACCGGCCCGGGCTGGTCAGCGCCCTCGCGGCGCGGGCGAGCGCGGCCGGCGCGAACTGGATGGAGAGCCGGCTGGCGCAACTGGCCGGCCAGTTTGCCGGCGTCGTGCGCCTCGAGGTGGAGGAGGGCGACGCCGCCCGGCTCGAAGCCGCGCTGCGCGGGCTGGAGGCCGAGGGGCTGCGCCTCGCCATCGAGCACGCCGCCGCCGCGGGCGCGGCCGGGGCGCGGCGGATGGTGCGGCTCGGGCTCGTGGGCCACGATCGCCCCGGCATCGTGCGCGACATCTCGGCCGTGCTCGCGCGCCATGGCGTCAGCATCGAGGAACTCGAGACGGCCTGCGAAAGCGCGCCGATGTCGAGCGAACCCCTGTTCAGGGCGGATGCCCTCCTCGACGTGCCGGCCTCGGTGTCGCTCGAGGCCGTGCGTGGCGACCTGGAGGCGCTGGCCAACGAACTGATGGTGGACCTGAGCCTCGACGAGCGCGGGTAG
- a CDS encoding LysR family transcriptional regulator, producing the protein MDQLKQIESFVAVAIRGSLSAAARAEGVTPAVIGRRLDALERRLGVRLLLRTTRSVTLTFEGSAFFEDCQRILNDLSNAEAAVSLGSVKASGHLRISAPAGFGRRHVAPLVRAFLDAHPEVNCTLDLSDRLVDLVNEGIDCAIRIGELGDSSLVSVRLAENRRVVVASPDYLGRRGVPTTPAELAGHVCLSLGQQRGWQFRDATGELVTVKVGGRFECNDGAVLHEWALAGHGLAWRSLWEVDGDLRAGRLVSVLDDFAAPSNGIHAVFPQRRNLALRVRLFIDFLRSHYGDPAYWAQK; encoded by the coding sequence ATGGACCAGCTCAAGCAGATCGAAAGCTTCGTCGCAGTTGCTATTCGCGGCAGCCTGTCCGCCGCCGCGCGCGCCGAAGGAGTGACGCCGGCGGTCATCGGCCGGCGGCTCGATGCCCTCGAACGGCGGCTCGGCGTCCGCCTGCTGCTGCGCACCACCCGCAGCGTCACGCTGACCTTCGAGGGCAGCGCCTTCTTCGAGGACTGCCAGCGCATCCTCAACGACCTGTCGAACGCGGAGGCGGCGGTCAGCCTGGGCAGCGTGAAGGCGAGCGGCCATCTGCGCATCTCCGCGCCCGCGGGCTTCGGCAGGCGGCACGTCGCGCCGCTGGTGAGGGCGTTCCTCGATGCCCATCCCGAGGTGAATTGCACGCTGGATCTGAGCGACCGCCTGGTGGACCTCGTCAACGAAGGCATCGATTGCGCGATCCGCATCGGCGAACTGGGGGATTCCAGCCTGGTATCGGTGCGGCTGGCCGAGAACCGGCGCGTGGTCGTCGCCAGCCCGGACTATCTCGGCCGCCGCGGCGTGCCGACCACGCCGGCCGAACTCGCCGGGCATGTCTGCCTGTCTCTGGGCCAGCAGCGCGGCTGGCAGTTTCGCGATGCCACCGGGGAACTGGTCACGGTGAAGGTCGGCGGGCGCTTCGAATGCAATGACGGCGCGGTGCTGCACGAGTGGGCACTGGCCGGCCATGGCCTGGCGTGGCGCTCGCTGTGGGAGGTGGACGGCGATCTGCGCGCAGGGCGGCTGGTGTCGGTGCTGGACGATTTCGCCGCGCCGTCCAACGGCATCCACGCGGTCTTTCCGCAACGGCGCAATCTCGCCCTGAGGGTGCGTCTGTTCATCGACTTCCTGCGCAGCCATTACGGCGATCCGGCCTACTGGGCGCAGAAGTGA